The DNA sequence AAATAGAAACGAAAGTAACTATGATACTTTTGGAGTTGGTCATGCGTCCACCTCAATTTCGGCAGCATTAGGAATGGCAATTGCTTCCAAATTAAAAGGCGAATTTGAAAAACAACATATAGCCGTAATTGGAGACGCCAGTATTGCAGGAGGTATGGCCTTTGAAGGCTTGAACCACGCAGGTGTTACAGATACTAACTTATTAGTTATTTTAAACGATAATGCTATTGGAATTGACCCTAGTGTAGGCGCACTTAAAATGTATTTAACCAATGTAAAAAAAGGTACTCAAAAGCGAAATAATATTATTAAAGCCTTGAATTTTGACTACTCTGGCCCTATTGATGGACACAATATTAATACCATCATTTCTGAATTAAAACGCCTAAAAAAAGTAAAAGGACCTAAATTTTTACATGTCATTACCACTAAAGGTAAAGGTTTAAAACAAGCTGAAACAGACCAAGTAAAATACCATGCCCCTGGGCTGTTTGATGCTAAAACAGGTGAATTGATTGTCAAATCTGGTTTCAATCAACCACCTAAATATCAAGATGTTTTTGGATTTACTATAGTAGAACTTGCCAAACTAAACAAAAAAATTATTGGCATTACACCTGCAATGCCAACAGGCAGTTCGTTAAAATATATGATGGACATTATGCCTGATCGTGCTTTTGATGTGGGGATTGCAGAGCAACATGCGGTAACATTGGCAGCAGGAATGGCAACTCAAGGGTTAATCCCATTCTGCAACATCTATTCTACCTTTTTACAACGAGCTTACGATCAAATAATTCATGACGTAGCTTTACAGAATTTACCTGTTATTTTCTGTTTGGATCGCGCAGGATTAGTTGGAGAAGACGGTCCCACACACCATGGTATTTTTGATTTATCATATCTACGAAGCATACCCAATCTTATTATTTTTGCTCCACGGAATGAAGTGGAATTACGAAATATTATGTACACAGCTCAATTGGGCTTAAAACACCCTATAGCTATTCGTTATCCTCGAGGACAAGGTGTAACGAGGAATTGGAAGCAGGCTTTTACTAAAATAGAAATAGGCAAAGGTACTCAACTTAAAAAGGGGGATAAATTAGCTATTTTAAGTATTGGTAGTATTTCAAAAAATGTAACAGAAGCCATTATTGATTTGCAAGTATCACATTACGACTTGCGCTTTGTAAAACCTTTAGATGAAACTTTACTACATGCTATTTTTAAAAACTATGAAACCATTGTTACCATAGAAGATAATAGTATTAAAGGTGGTTTTGGATCTGCTATTTCAGAATTTGCATCAGAAAATAATTACAAAAACACTATAAAAATCTTAGGAATTCCTGACGTATTCATAGAGCATGGTGATGTTGGAACACTTCAAAAATCTGTTGGGTTAGATGCTGAAAACTTAAAAAAACGTTTTAGTTTACTTTACCGTTAAGAATCTCCTAAATGTTTTATACTATTAGATAAAACTTATAAATTTGTTTGAATTCGAATATTTTTCACTCAAAATAAAATCGATTTCATTATAATAATTTCTATAACACCCATTATTAAAACTCATATGAATCATTTAAAAAATAAAAAAGCCATTATTACTGGTGGTG is a window from the Pseudalgibacter alginicilyticus genome containing:
- the dxs gene encoding 1-deoxy-D-xylulose-5-phosphate synthase, encoding MQKSLLHTIHTPKELRLLNQKDLPQLAQELREFIINIVATKEGHLGASLGVVELTIALHYVFNTPIDQLIWDVGHQAYGHKILTGRKNNFHTNRQLGGISGFPNRNESNYDTFGVGHASTSISAALGMAIASKLKGEFEKQHIAVIGDASIAGGMAFEGLNHAGVTDTNLLVILNDNAIGIDPSVGALKMYLTNVKKGTQKRNNIIKALNFDYSGPIDGHNINTIISELKRLKKVKGPKFLHVITTKGKGLKQAETDQVKYHAPGLFDAKTGELIVKSGFNQPPKYQDVFGFTIVELAKLNKKIIGITPAMPTGSSLKYMMDIMPDRAFDVGIAEQHAVTLAAGMATQGLIPFCNIYSTFLQRAYDQIIHDVALQNLPVIFCLDRAGLVGEDGPTHHGIFDLSYLRSIPNLIIFAPRNEVELRNIMYTAQLGLKHPIAIRYPRGQGVTRNWKQAFTKIEIGKGTQLKKGDKLAILSIGSISKNVTEAIIDLQVSHYDLRFVKPLDETLLHAIFKNYETIVTIEDNSIKGGFGSAISEFASENNYKNTIKILGIPDVFIEHGDVGTLQKSVGLDAENLKKRFSLLYR